TGCGGAGGATTCGGTTAACGCGGATATTATAGCGTGATTTTTTGATATAAGCAGCTTTACTTTCAACGGCATGTTGTTGCGGCGGTGATGGGGGTATAATGTAGCCCGTTTTGGAAAATGCCTGTCTGAAACCTTTGCAGAAGCATTTGTAGAAGATGTTTGTGCAAAGGTTTCATTGAAGAAGCCGCTGTGTTTCAGACAGGCATGCGATTGTTTTGAAACAGGAGATTTATGCTGAAAAAATTGTGGCGCAAGATGGTGCCGGCAAAAGGGAAAGTGCATAAGCGGATCATACCTTTTGCGGAACACCATATCAGCGCAGACAAATTAAATTTTGCCGCCGAGAAAGTGGTCAACCGCCTCCACCGAGCAGGTTATGAAGCTTATGTGGTGGGAGGCGCGGTACGCGACCTGCTTTTGGGTGTGGAACCGAAAGACTTTGACGTGGCAACCAATGCCACGCCGGAAGAAGTGCGCAAAGTGTTCCGCCGCAGCCGCATTATCGGCCGCCGCTTTCAGATTGTACATGTGATGGTGGGACCGGAAACGATTGAAGTAACCACGTTTAGGGGCGGCGATAATGCGTTGCAAAACGAACACGGCCGCATTATGAAAGACAACTCCTACGGCTCGATGGAAGAAGACGCCATGCGCCGCGATTTTACCTGTAATGCGCTGTATTTCGACCCGATCCGTCGTGAAATTATCGATTTCCATCACGGTGTGGAGGACGTGCGCAATAAAAAGCTGGTGATGATCGGCGAACCGGAAGCGCGCTATCAGGAAGATCCGGTGCGGATTCTGCGCGCCATCCGCTTGTCGGGCAAGCTCGGCTTCGATATTGAAGAAGCCACCGCTGCGCCGATTGCCGGGAACGCAGCCCGCTTGAAAAACGAGCCGGCTGCGCGCCTGTTTGACGAAATATTGAAAATCTTGTTTTCAGGTTATGCCCGCCGCTGTTTGGACGCACTGAAGAACTCCGATATTGATGTTTCGGTTCATCCGATTTTGGATGCTTTGAAACAGTCGGACCACCAAAACGGGCAGAACATTATCACGCTGGCTTTGAAAAATACCGACGAGCGTTTGCGGGCGGATAAATCCGTATCGGTGGGTTTTGTGCTGGCTGCGGTATTGTGGCCGGAGTTATACGGCTACTGGCAGCAGCATTTGTCGCAGGGAGAAAAGCCTGTTGCCGCACTCAACAGCGCGATTGGCGTGATGCGCGACAATATGGAGCAAGGTTGGGGTGTGCCGCAGCGCTTCTCCGCCACCATGCGCGAGATTTGGGCTTTGCAGCCCCAGTTTGATTTTGTACGCGGCAGCCGCCCGTTCCGCCTGTTGGCGCAGCCGAGATTCCGCGCGGCATATGATTTTTTGGTGCTGCGTGCGCAAACCGGTGAAGTGCCGCAGGAGCTGGCGGATTGGTGGACAGCGTTTCAGCATGCAGACGAAAACACCAGACAGGAAATGGTTTCGGCCAACAATACGCCTGTTACGCAAAGCGGTAACACCGAGCCGGCCAAGAAAAAACGCCGGCGCCCGCGCAAGCGCAAACCCAAGCCTGTGATTGTACAGATTTAACATACCGATTTTTAAACCGAATGCCTGTCTGAAAATGTTTTCAGGCAGGCATTCAGGATACGGAACGATTTATATGGAACAAACCGCCGTTATCGCGCTCGGCAGCAACTTGGCCAGGCCGGCAGAGCAAATCCGCAAAGCATTATCGGATTTGGATGCGCATCCGAATATTCGGGTTTTAAAAACCTCGTCATTTTATCAAACCGCACCTGTAGGCTACACCGGGCAACCGGATTTTGTGAATGCCGTGTGCATCGTGGAAACGGATTTGAATGCTGCCCGATTGCTGGCGGCGCTGCACACTATCGAAGCACAGGCAGGCCGCGAGCGCACTTTCCGCAACGCACCGCGTACTTTGGATTTGGATATTATCGATTACGCACATTGCCGATCAGACGATCCTGCGTTGACTTTGCCGCATCCCAGAGCAGCCGAACGCAGTTTTGTGATGGTGCCGCTGGCAGAAATTGCACCGGATTTTGAGTTGGGCGGTTTGGGGAAAGCTGCCGAAATCGCCTCCGGATTGGAGCAGGGCGGTATAGAGAGATTACCAAAGGAATGATGAATGGATTACCGGTATATTGTTGTAGAAGGCACGATAGGCAGCGGCAAATCTAAAGTCAGCCGCCGTTTGGCAGAATATTTTGATGCGCTTTACCTCACGGAAAATCCCGAACGCAATCCTTTTCTCGAGCAGTTTTACCTGAACCCGACCAACCACGGTTTGGCCACCGAGCTTTATTATTTGGTGCGCCGCGCCGAAGCGGTGGATACGATAAACGCCGAAGAAGAGGGCAACCGCAGGATTGTGGCGGATTTTCTGCTGGAAAAAGACCAGATTTTCGTACCGGTACTGCTTAAAGGCAAAGAACCGGGCAACGAGCAAACGCTTTTTTGGCAGGTAAAGCATAAAATCATGCCCGAATTTCCCGTGCCCGATTTGGTGATTTATCTGCAAACTTCAGCCGAAAATACCAAAAAACGCCTGCAAAAACGCGGCGATAATATATTGAATTTATTTCCTGCCGGCCATCTCAACCAAATCCACGAAGAATACCGCCACTTTTTCCATCTTTACCAAAACGCACCGCTGTTGATTGCCAACGCCGATGAAATGGATTTTGAAGATAACGACGAACATTTTGAAATGCTCATCCGCGCAATGGGCGATATGAAGGGCAGCCGCCACTATTTAAATCTGAGCGAGTAATCGAAATGCCTGTCTGAAAAAGTTTTCAGACAGGCATAGGTTTATGCTCAAGCCTTACCTGTGCTGCCGAAGCCGCCTTCGCCGCGCTCGCTGGCCGCAAATTCGTCCACCACTTTAAATGCCGCTTGAACCACCGGCACAATCACCATTTGTGCAATCCGCTCCATCGGCTCGATAGTGAACGCTTCTTTACCGCGGTTCCATACCGAAACTTTCAATTCGCCCTGATAATCCGAATCGATTAATCCCACCAAATTTCCCAGCACAATACCGTGTTTGTGTCCCAAGCCCGAGCGTGGCAGCAATACCGCAGCGTAGGCAGGGTTGTTTAAGTGTACGGCCAAGCCGGTGGGCACCAAAAACGTATCGCCGGGAGCCAGCTCTACCGCCTTATCCAAACAGGCGCGCAAGTCCAAACCGGCGGAACCCGGTGTGGCATAGGCAGGCAGCTGGTCTGCCATTTTAGGATTGAGGATTTTCAGTTCGACTTCCATTTGCATAAAGATTCCTAAATTCGGGTAAGACAAAAAGCAATTATACTTTTCTCTTCCTGTTTGCCCAATGCCTGTCTGAATGCAAACGGAACCAACTCTCCTGCATGCCTTAACTTTTCTGTGTATTTCGTTGACATGAATTGTCATTTTCCATAGAATACGCGGGCAATGGGTTTCTACCATGTGTCCGAATAATTTCCCGAAATCATTCTAAAACCATTTAAATCCTCCACATATCGATTCATGCCGGGCAATCTCAGCTCAGGCAGATTTATCTTTCATACTTGAATCAAACATCATGCACGTTTCCGAATTACAAACACAACATATTTCCAAACTTCTCGAACAAGCCGAACAATTAGGTATTGAAAACGCCAACCGCCTGCGCAAGCAAGACCTTGTTTTTGCCATAGTTCGCCAACTGATGAAACAGGGCGAAGATTTTTCCTGCTCGGGTACGCTCGAAATCCTGCCCGACGGTTTCGGTTTCCTGCGCAGTTCCGACACTTCTTATTTGGCAGGGCCGGATGATATTTATGTATCGCCCAGCCAAATCCGCCGCTTTAATCTGCATACGGGCGACACCATAGAAGGCACGGTGCGCGTGCCTAAAGACAACGAACGCTATTTCGCACTTGTGCGTCTCGACGCGATTAACGGCGACAAGCCGGAAGTGTGCAAACACAAAATTCTGTTTGAAAACCTCACACCGCTTTTTCCGACCAAACAATTCAAACTCGAACGCGATATCAAGGCGGAAGAAAACCTGACCAGCCGCGCCATTGATTTGGTGGCGCCCATCGGCTTCGGCCAGCGTGCATTGGTGGTGGCACCGCCCAAATCGGGTAAAACCGTGATGCTGCAAAACATTGCCCATGCCATCACGGTAAATTATCCTGATGCCGAACTGATAGTTTTGCTGATTGACGAGCGCCCCGAGGAGGTAACCGAAATGATCCGTTCCGTGCGCGGCGAAGTGGTGTCTTCTACATTCGACGAGCCCGCCAGCCGTCATGTTCAGGTGGCCGAGATGGTGATTGAAAAAGCCAAGCGCATGGTGGAGCATAAAAAAGACGTGGTGATTCTGCTGGATTCCATCACCCGCCTTGCCCGCGCCTACAACACTGTAGTGCCGGCATCAGGCAAAGTGCTTACCGGCGGTGTCGATGCCAATGCGCTGCACCGGCCCAAGCGCTTTTTTGGCGCGGCGCGTAATGTGGAAGAAGGCGGTTCGCTTACCATTATTGCTACGGCATTGGTGGAAACCGGCAGCCGCATGGACGATGTGATATACGAAGAATTCAAAGGCACGGGCAATATGGAGCTGCATCTCGACCGCCGCATGGCCGAGAAGCGTTTGTTCCCGGCCATCAATATCAACAAGTCCGGTACGCGCCGCGAAGAATTGCTGGTGCCGAACGACCAGCTTCAACGCATGTGGCTGTTGCGTAAATTCCTGCATCCGATGGACGAAATCGAAGCAACCGAATTTTTGGTGGGCAAGCTCAAAGATTCAAAAGACAACAACGATTTCTTTGAATTGATGCGCGGTAAATAAAATAAACAGCATGGCTGTCTGAAAAGTTTCAGACAGCCTTTTGCTCATAATGCCTGTCTGAACTCATTGCCCGAAAGGCTACAAACCCATCATTTTTCAGACAGGCATCAAACACGAAAGTAAAGGAATGGCGTTATGCCGCAAATGAATTGGCAACAACTGCTCAGTACACAACGTTTCCGCCCGAAAGACGGCGGAATCGAACCCACAATCACGCCGTCAACCCAAGAAGGCATCGATGCTTTACGCACCGATTTTCATATTGATTATGACCGCGTTGTATTCTCCAGCGCCTTTCGCAGGTTGGGGCGCAAAACACAGGTTCACCCCTTTGCAGAGCACGATCACACGCATAACCGCCTGACGCATAGCGTGGAAGTGGCCAGTGTGGGGCGTAGTTTGGGAAACCGCGTCGGCGTGATGTTAGCAGCCGGCGGTTTTTTGCCGCAAGGCAATATGCCCAGCGATATTGGTGCAATCGTTCAAGTGGCATGTTTGGCGCATGATTTGGGCAACCCCCCTTTTGGTCATGTGGGCGAAGACGCTTTGCGCGAATGGTTTCGCGCGCCGGAACATGAGCGCTATTTGGAGGGCTTAACCGAGGTTCAACGTAAAGACATCCAAACATATGAAGGCAATGCACACAGCCTGCGCCTGGTTGCCAACTTGGAAATGTATCGAAACCGCGGGGGAATGCGGCTCACTTCTGCCACAATCGGCGCATTGATTAAATATCCGTGGACGACATTGGATCCGCGAGGCGGTAAAAAATTTAATATTTACCAAACCGAATTGCCCTTTATCCGCAGAATCGCACAAGAATTAGGCCTGCCTGAAACAGGCAAAGATTGTTGGGCGCGCCATCCCTTGTCATATTTAATGGAGGCCGCGGACGATATTTGTTACGCTTTGCTTGATTTGGAAGACGCCGTGGAAATCGGTTTGCTTGACGACATGGAAATGGAAAGCATCCTTTCCGAATTAACCTTCTCAGAAAGCACTTGGCATGCACCATCAAGCAGGCAGCGTTGCGCCATGCTCAGAGGTATTGCTATCGGCAGAGCGGTAGAAGACGTGGCTCAAACATTTATGACCCATCAATCCGATTTGTTAAACGGAGAGTTTAAAGGCAAAGACCTGCTCGCTTTGTGCAGCCCCGCCGTACAAAACACTTTGCATAAAGCCAAAGATTTGGCCAAAGCCAAAATTTTTCGGCACGAATCCAAACTGCTCACTTCCATCGCCGCATTCCCATGTTTGGCTTCCGTATTGGATTTGTTGGTGCCGGCAGCACATCAATGGGTGCAGAATAAACAACTCAGCCCGCGCCACTCATTGGCATTAGAGCTTTTGACAGACGAACCTTTGGAACAAGATGACTCCCTATACACCGCTTATATGAAAATTCTGGATTTTGTCGGCGGTATGACAGACAATACCGCGGCAAAAATGGCCAGAGAATTATCAGGCATCGGTATGATATAGTTTTCAGACAGGCATGAATGCCTGTCTGAAAGAAAATAATATTGATGAAATTCATGCTATTAGTTTTAAATTTTAAAATTAATTACAAGACTACTAGACAGGCCAAGCAAAAAACTATATCATCTCGTTTCTTGATTGGTTGCACCATTAAGTTGTAGCTGAATCGAAATGCACCCGTAGCTCAGTTGGATAGAGTATCTGGCTACGAACCAGAGGGTCGGGCGTTCGAATCGCTCCGGGTGCGCCAAAAAAATCTATCCGCGCCCATCGTCTAGCGGTTAGGACATCGCCCTTTCACGGCGGTAACCGGGGTTCGATTCCCCGTGGGCGTGCCAGTCATCTAATTAAAGCCTTACTTATTTTTCAGTAAGGCTTTAATTTTTTTCTTTTGAAATTAATATAGTTGATCAACTTAACTTTTGCTACGGCGTTGCTGCACCTTTCTGTACTGTCTTCGGCTTGCTGCTTTGTATTAAAAATTAATTTGATTAACTATAACGTTTTATTTGCTTCATAGTGGTGTTGCTGTTTTTACAGCCAAACTTTGGAAACTTTATTCTGCATTCAAAGATTTTTTCAAACAGCGAAATGGTTTAACCGGTGTTCTTATTCCATCAAACGTAATATTAATACCTGGCGGATTCGGATTTGAAGTGCAACTGTCCATAACAGAAAAAGGCCGGTATGGGGGGTATGAACTGTCCCCCAATCCTTGGACAAGTTAAGAATATTTCTCAAACAGCCTCTTCAAGCTGAGTTCTGTAGGCCACAGGGCTCAGCTTTTTCAAGTTTAAACTAATGCGCTCATGATTGTAGTAATGTATGTAATCATTGATCACCGTTGTCAGTTCGGCCACCGATAACGCACCTTCTTCGTAGAAGCTTTCCGTTTTCAATGTGCCGAAGAAACTCTCCATCGGCGCATTGTCCCGGCAGTTGCCTTTGCGCGACATGCTTTGCACAATCCCGTTCTCAGCCAATTTCGCCCGATAAGCACCGGTTCGATACGGTACGCCTTGGTCGGAATGCAGCAGCGGCGTTGCCCCTTTCAGACGGCCGAATGCGTTATCCAACATTTGCGTTACCATGTCACCGTTCGCTCTGCGGCTTAAAGAATAGGCTACAATCTCGCGATTGAACACATCCAATATCGGCGATAAATACAGTTTGCCGTCTGTGCATTTAAACTCGGTCACATCGGTCAACCACTTATCTCGCGATTTGGCGGCACTAAATTCACGATTGAGAATGTTTGCCGAAGCTTCCCCTTAGCCTGCGGGCGATAGGTTCTTTTGCTGCGGACTTTGGCTTTTAACCCCAATAAACCCATAATGCGCCCGACTTTCTTTTTGTTCCACGACAATACGGCGGCAATCCGCCGTTGACCGTAGCGGCCTTTGTGTTGGCGGTATACTTCGCTCACTGCGGTTTTGGCCGCAGCATCGGGGTCGGGTTTGCCGATAGGGTAATGGAAACTGCTTTTGGGGATGCCGGCACTGTGCAGCAGATATTTCAGCGGGTGTTTCGCCCTCAACTTTTGAACGGTTTCGCAGCTTTGGCGGCGTTCCCTTCCTTTTCGTTGAGGGCGTTCATGTGCTTTAGGTAGTCGTTCTCCGCACGCATATAACGCAGCTCTTCAATCAGCTTTGCTTGGGTTTTTTCATGGTCGGGCTTATCGACGATAAACGGGTTTTTGCGTTTGGTTTTCATGGAGTGCGCCTGAGGGTGTTGCAGTGCGGCGATGCCGCCTTGCCGATAGGCGGCTACCCAACGGCGCAGGTGTGTGCGCGAGACGTTGAAGTGCTCTGCGGTGCGCTGTTGGCTGTGCACTTGGTGATAATGGAGTACGGCTCGGTATTTGAAGTCTAGTGTATATTTGTTCATAAGAAAACTGCACCTTTTTAGTCGGAGGGGGTGTCCAACTTTTGGGGTGCAGTTCAAATTCTACCAACACATGCGAATAGCCCAAGCATTGGAGGCGGAAACCTATTTTTGCCGCCCCTACCATTCTTGGGAGAAAGGGCTGAATGAAAATACCAACGGACTCATCCGCCAATATTTCCCCAAACAAACCGATTTCCGCAACATCAGCCATCGGGAGATACGCAGGGTTCAGGATGAGCTGAACCATAGGCCAAGAAAAACACTTGGCTATGAAACGCCAAGTGTTTTATTCTTGAATCTGTTCCAACCTCTACTGCCTGAGTGTTGCACTTGAAATTCGAATCTAAGCCTGTCTGAAATTTTTTCAGACAGGCATTGTGCGTGTAAGCATAAGGGTTTAGTAACCCAAGCGTTGGCAAATGGTGGATACCAGCCCTGCTTGGTTAAGCGTGTAAAAGTGCAGTCCGGGTGCACCCTCTCGCAGCAGGCGTTCGCACATTTCGGTAACCACATCCAATGCCAGCGATTTGATAGCGGCGGTGTCGTCGGCGTAGGATTGCAGCTTCAAACGCAGCCAGCGGGGGATTTCTGCGCCGCATGTATCGGAAAAGCGCGTTAGTTTGGAGAAGCTGGCAATCGGCATGATGCCGGGAATAATCGGAATATTCACGCCACGGCCCTGCACGTCGTCCACAAAGCGGAAATAGGCATCGGTGTTGTAAAAATATTGGGTAATGGCGGAATCGGCTCCGGCTTTGACTTTGCGTACGAAATTATTCAGGTCGTCTTCCGCGCTGCGTGCCTGCGGGTGAAATTCAGGATAAGCCGCCACTTCGATGTGGAAATGGTTGCCGAATTCGTTTTTAATCAGGGAAACCAGTTCGTTGGCATAAAACAAGCCGTCCATGCCTGCGCCCATGCCGGAAGGAATGTCTCCGCGCAAGGCAACAATATGGCGTATGCCCAAGGCTTTATATTCATTCAGTAAATCAACTACTTCCTGCGGCTGCATGCCGATGCAGGGCAAATGCGGCGCGGCAGCGATGCCTTCGCTTAAAATATCCTGAATGGTCTGCATGGTGCCTTCTTTGGTTGAGCCGCCGGCACCTGATGTGCAGCTGAAAAAATCCGGCGCGTATTGGCTGAGCTGTTTGCGCGTGATAACTTGTTTTGCCCTGCCTTCGGGGGTGCGTGTCGGGAAGAATTCGAAACTGAGTTTGGGTAGCGACATATAGGCGGCTCCGTAAATATTTTCAGATGCGCTTAGGTTATGTGCTGGATTGCCCGAGTGCAAGCGGTAAAGGCAGTTTTTCTTGTGAAAAATATTCGTTTGGATATGAATTTAATTGTTGTTGCGGGTTTTCTGCTGAAAAATTAAGAGTTTGGTTTGAATGAAGCAATGCCTGTCTGAAAACGTTTTACAGGTTTTCAGACAGGCATTGCAGTCGTAATCATTTTTTTATGGTTTATCGGGATGATGCAGGCGGTAAATCCGGGCAACCGCTTCCGACAATTCAGGATTATGGCTGCTGGCTTTGGAAAGCGTTTGGGTGGGCGAATGCAGCAGTTTGTTGGTAAGCTGTACAGACAAACGTTCGAGCACTTCTTCAGGCGATGTGCCTTTGGCAAGCTGTTTCATGGCGTTTTCCAGCACATAGCGGCGCGCCCGTTCGCCTTCGTCGCGCAGTGCGCGGATGAGCGGCACGTTTTGCCGGTTGCGCTGCCAGTCGATAAATTCCGCTACTTTTTGCGTTACCATAGCTTCGGCTTCCGCGGCTGCACGCTGGCGTGATTCTTTACCGGTTTCAACGATTCCGGTCATGTCGTCGACCGTGTACAGGTAAATATCGTCCAGCTCGTTTACTTGTTCTTCAATATCGCGCGGCACGGCCAAGTCGAGCATGAATACGGGCATGTGCTGCCGCTCTTTCAAGGCTTTTTCTACCATGCCTTTGCCGATAATGGGCAGTTGGCTGGCGGTGGATGACACTACTACATCATAATCAAACAAAATATCGGGCAACTCGCTGAGCAGGCGGGGTTCTGCATTGACGCTTAATTTGTCGCACAGTTCTTGCGCGCGTGGCAAGGTGCGGTTGGCAACGGTAATGAGGTTGGGCTGTTTGGCGGCGAAATAAGTCGCCACCAGTTCAATCATTTCGCCGGCGCCGACAAATAAAACATTCAATTCGCTTACAGAAGGAAAAATCTGCTCAGCCATTTTTACCGATGCGGCTGCCATTGAAACAGAATTGGCACCTACGGCGGTAGAAGAACGTATTTCTTTTGCTACGGAAAATGTTTTTTGAAACAGGGCATTCAACCAAGTGCTGACAGCAGACTCTTCCTGTGCAACCCGCACGGCATCTTTAAGCTGCCCTAAAATCTGCGGTTCGCCCAATACCATGCTGTCCAAACCGCAGGCTACTCGGAATGCATGCTGTATGGTTTCACTACATTCGTAGGTATAAAGATAAGGGCGGATTTCTTCAATGGCTAATCCTTGATAATCAGCCAGCCACTGCATAACCGCTTCTGTATCACCGACGCAATAAAGCTCTGTCCGGTTGCAGGTGGAGAGAATTACAGCCTCTTGTGCGGCATCGCTGTGAACCAAACTACCCACGGCTTCAGGTAATGTCGCAGCGGCAAACGCAAGTTTTTCACGTATGCTCAACGGGGCGGTTTGATGGTTCAGTCCTACGGCAGTGAGTTGCATGACGGTGTTCGCTGAGGAAATATAAAGACGGCTGGAAAACGCATTATTGTATCAAAAAATCACCAGATAAGTATAAAAGTAATGTCAGCGGCCGTTTGGATAGATTATGTAAATTGATAAGATTGCCGGGTAAACAATACTTAAAGTTAGTGCTTTTTTATTTTTTTATGATATAAGTATAAATTGAACGGCAGCCGTGCAATATCACTGCCAACGGTTGGCTTTTTTATTTGGTTTCTTCATAAACGAATGCCAAGTGTATTTCAAACAGGACACCGTTAAACATGGTTAAATATCCACACATTATTCTTGCATTATTGGTCGGCTGTGTGTTCGGCTTTATAGGCTCCCGATTGTTTTTTGCTCCTTCGGCTACATCCGAGCCGTTGTTCGACGCGCCGGATGCCCCTGTGGCCGAGTTCAAAACATGGAAAAACAATAATTGGACATTCAAGCTTTCGGGCGAAAATAAAGAAAGCTCGGCGGAAGTAGCGGTGTTGGAAAACCAGGTGCTTCCGTTTAGAATTATGGTTAACGGCGCCACTTCGCCCAAGTTTTTCCAAATGGACATATCAGGCGTGCCGCATGAGCCTTACGGCACGGTTACTTTGGTGGGCGACGAGCAAAAAGGGTTTGTGAAAGAAGTGGAGCTTTGGTCTGCGCAGAAAATTTACCGCCTCAAGCGCACGAAGGCGGGCGGCAATTGGACGATGCAGGAAGTGAACCTGAAAAAATAAATGCCTGTCTGAAAAAGGAACCGGTCGTGGATTTGCATGATATACGTGAAGAATACAGCAAAAGGGAATTGTCGGAACAAGATTGTGATGCCAGCCCGATTGTTCAGTTTGAACAGTGGCTCGGTGAGGCAATGAAAGCGGCGGTAAACGAACCGACTGCGGTGAATGTGGCCACGGTAAGGGAAGACGGCAGGCCTTCCAACAGAATGGTGCTGCTGAAAGAAGTGAACCCCAAAGGCTTTGTGTTTTTTACCAATTATCAAAGCCAAAAAGGGCGCGCGATTGCGGCCAATCCGTTTGCCGCGATGACCTTTTTCTGGCCTGAGCTGGAACGGCAGGTACGCATTGAAGGGCGCGTGGAAAAGCTTAGCGATAAGGATTCGGACGAGTATTTCGATTTGCGGCCTTATACCAGCCGCATCGGTGCGTGGGCCAGCGAGCAAAGCAGCGTATTGGAAAGCAAGGCGGTGCTGGTGGCAAAAGCGGCTGCCGTAGGCGTGAAGCATCCGTTTCATGTCCCGCG
This portion of the Neisseria canis genome encodes:
- a CDS encoding IS3 family transposase, whose protein sequence is MTDVTEFKCTDGKLYLSPILDVFNREIVAYSLSRRANGDMVTQMLDNAFGRLKGATPLLHSDQGVPYRTGAYRAKLAENGIVQSMSRKGNCRDNAPMESFFGTLKTESFYEEGALSVAELTTVINDYIHYYNHERISLNLKKLSPVAYRTQLEEAV
- the rho gene encoding transcription termination factor Rho encodes the protein MHVSELQTQHISKLLEQAEQLGIENANRLRKQDLVFAIVRQLMKQGEDFSCSGTLEILPDGFGFLRSSDTSYLAGPDDIYVSPSQIRRFNLHTGDTIEGTVRVPKDNERYFALVRLDAINGDKPEVCKHKILFENLTPLFPTKQFKLERDIKAEENLTSRAIDLVAPIGFGQRALVVAPPKSGKTVMLQNIAHAITVNYPDAELIVLLIDERPEEVTEMIRSVRGEVVSSTFDEPASRHVQVAEMVIEKAKRMVEHKKDVVILLDSITRLARAYNTVVPASGKVLTGGVDANALHRPKRFFGAARNVEEGGSLTIIATALVETGSRMDDVIYEEFKGTGNMELHLDRRMAEKRLFPAININKSGTRREELLVPNDQLQRMWLLRKFLHPMDEIEATEFLVGKLKDSKDNNDFFELMRGK
- the pcnB gene encoding polynucleotide adenylyltransferase PcnB; this encodes MLKKLWRKMVPAKGKVHKRIIPFAEHHISADKLNFAAEKVVNRLHRAGYEAYVVGGAVRDLLLGVEPKDFDVATNATPEEVRKVFRRSRIIGRRFQIVHVMVGPETIEVTTFRGGDNALQNEHGRIMKDNSYGSMEEDAMRRDFTCNALYFDPIRREIIDFHHGVEDVRNKKLVMIGEPEARYQEDPVRILRAIRLSGKLGFDIEEATAAPIAGNAARLKNEPAARLFDEILKILFSGYARRCLDALKNSDIDVSVHPILDALKQSDHQNGQNIITLALKNTDERLRADKSVSVGFVLAAVLWPELYGYWQQHLSQGEKPVAALNSAIGVMRDNMEQGWGVPQRFSATMREIWALQPQFDFVRGSRPFRLLAQPRFRAAYDFLVLRAQTGEVPQELADWWTAFQHADENTRQEMVSANNTPVTQSGNTEPAKKKRRRPRKRKPKPVIVQI
- a CDS encoding helix-turn-helix domain-containing protein, with amino-acid sequence MNKYTLDFKYRAVLHYHQVHSQQRTAEHFNVSRTHLRRWVAAYRQGGIAALQHPQAHSMKTKRKNPFIVDKPDHEKTQAKLIEELRYMRAENDYLKHMNALNEKEGNAAKAAKPFKS
- the metF gene encoding methylenetetrahydrofolate reductase [NAD(P)H], which produces MSLPKLSFEFFPTRTPEGRAKQVITRKQLSQYAPDFFSCTSGAGGSTKEGTMQTIQDILSEGIAAAPHLPCIGMQPQEVVDLLNEYKALGIRHIVALRGDIPSGMGAGMDGLFYANELVSLIKNEFGNHFHIEVAAYPEFHPQARSAEDDLNNFVRKVKAGADSAITQYFYNTDAYFRFVDDVQGRGVNIPIIPGIMPIASFSKLTRFSDTCGAEIPRWLRLKLQSYADDTAAIKSLALDVVTEMCERLLREGAPGLHFYTLNQAGLVSTICQRLGY
- the folK gene encoding 2-amino-4-hydroxy-6-hydroxymethyldihydropteridine diphosphokinase, producing MEQTAVIALGSNLARPAEQIRKALSDLDAHPNIRVLKTSSFYQTAPVGYTGQPDFVNAVCIVETDLNAARLLAALHTIEAQAGRERTFRNAPRTLDLDIIDYAHCRSDDPALTLPHPRAAERSFVMVPLAEIAPDFELGGLGKAAEIASGLEQGGIERLPKE
- the dut gene encoding dUTP diphosphatase, whose translation is MQMEVELKILNPKMADQLPAYATPGSAGLDLRACLDKAVELAPGDTFLVPTGLAVHLNNPAYAAVLLPRSGLGHKHGIVLGNLVGLIDSDYQGELKVSVWNRGKEAFTIEPMERIAQMVIVPVVQAAFKVVDEFAASERGEGGFGSTGKA
- a CDS encoding deoxyguanosinetriphosphate triphosphohydrolase produces the protein MNWQQLLSTQRFRPKDGGIEPTITPSTQEGIDALRTDFHIDYDRVVFSSAFRRLGRKTQVHPFAEHDHTHNRLTHSVEVASVGRSLGNRVGVMLAAGGFLPQGNMPSDIGAIVQVACLAHDLGNPPFGHVGEDALREWFRAPEHERYLEGLTEVQRKDIQTYEGNAHSLRLVANLEMYRNRGGMRLTSATIGALIKYPWTTLDPRGGKKFNIYQTELPFIRRIAQELGLPETGKDCWARHPLSYLMEAADDICYALLDLEDAVEIGLLDDMEMESILSELTFSESTWHAPSSRQRCAMLRGIAIGRAVEDVAQTFMTHQSDLLNGEFKGKDLLALCSPAVQNTLHKAKDLAKAKIFRHESKLLTSIAAFPCLASVLDLLVPAAHQWVQNKQLSPRHSLALELLTDEPLEQDDSLYTAYMKILDFVGGMTDNTAAKMARELSGIGMI
- a CDS encoding deoxynucleoside kinase; translated protein: MDYRYIVVEGTIGSGKSKVSRRLAEYFDALYLTENPERNPFLEQFYLNPTNHGLATELYYLVRRAEAVDTINAEEEGNRRIVADFLLEKDQIFVPVLLKGKEPGNEQTLFWQVKHKIMPEFPVPDLVIYLQTSAENTKKRLQKRGDNILNLFPAGHLNQIHEEYRHFFHLYQNAPLLIANADEMDFEDNDEHFEMLIRAMGDMKGSRHYLNLSE
- the hemA gene encoding glutamyl-tRNA reductase yields the protein MQLTAVGLNHQTAPLSIREKLAFAAATLPEAVGSLVHSDAAQEAVILSTCNRTELYCVGDTEAVMQWLADYQGLAIEEIRPYLYTYECSETIQHAFRVACGLDSMVLGEPQILGQLKDAVRVAQEESAVSTWLNALFQKTFSVAKEIRSSTAVGANSVSMAAASVKMAEQIFPSVSELNVLFVGAGEMIELVATYFAAKQPNLITVANRTLPRAQELCDKLSVNAEPRLLSELPDILFDYDVVVSSTASQLPIIGKGMVEKALKERQHMPVFMLDLAVPRDIEEQVNELDDIYLYTVDDMTGIVETGKESRQRAAAEAEAMVTQKVAEFIDWQRNRQNVPLIRALRDEGERARRYVLENAMKQLAKGTSPEEVLERLSVQLTNKLLHSPTQTLSKASSHNPELSEAVARIYRLHHPDKP
- a CDS encoding IS3 family transposase — its product is MRAKHPLKYLLHSAGIPKSSFHYPIGKPDPDAAAKTAVSEVYRQHKGRYGQRRIAAVLSWNKKKVGRIMGLLGLKAKVRSKRTYRPQAKGKLRQTFSIVNLVPPNREISG